A region from the Janthinobacterium agaricidamnosum genome encodes:
- a CDS encoding DUF4242 domain-containing protein → MPKYVIERDIPGAGKLSEQELQAISRKSCSVLNKMGPQIQWLQSYVTGDKIYCVYIAENEAQVREHAQQGGFPANRVSEVISVIDPTTAE, encoded by the coding sequence ATGCCAAAATACGTTATTGAGCGTGATATTCCCGGGGCCGGGAAGTTGTCTGAGCAAGAACTTCAAGCCATTTCGCGGAAGTCCTGCAGTGTCTTAAACAAGATGGGGCCACAAATTCAATGGCTGCAAAGCTATGTTACTGGCGATAAAATCTATTGTGTTTACATCGCTGAAAATGAAGCGCAGGTTCGCGAACATGCCCAGCAAGGTGGCTTTCCTGCAAACCGCGTGTCGGAAGTCATCTCAGTCATTGATCCGACTACGGCAGAGTAG